A portion of the Pararge aegeria chromosome 10, ilParAegt1.1, whole genome shotgun sequence genome contains these proteins:
- the LOC120626913 gene encoding CDK5 regulatory subunit-associated protein 3 isoform X1 translates to MDESNIPIDINIGKLQDWLVSRRHVHKEWQKNIIAVREKINSAIQDMPAHEDIAALLTGSHINYFHCLKIIEILKETEADTKNLFGRYGSQRMKDWQDLVRSYEKDNLYLAEAAQIFVRNINYEIPGFKKQIAKEEQMQTDCEKKHSDYLKNEASSKSEFMALCKQLGIKGDKIKRELVERLQELPEIYDKIGESLKPLQPAIDLYSAFTKYILGDQASDLLPLLQYVVQHGNTTVYQWSYGEPPLSIEPDPIHIELEDDTQGSGDQIDFGDSAVIDFESADVSAEIDFGDGDAGGEIDWGNIETVTDVTAPDAAPASPAESGMAVRAAGGGARGRDALSVLDCAHTRSRFLDQLLELTPKEERPQLCRSARVSRRPSAAGVVPEDAAVRDARGQREPVVLAHRAAAQRERGGAGRHAGRRAGGRGRAAGAASGAAPQRQALAQIRGRADGAAAAEAECVRQGAAPGGARGRARAGGRRPRRRPAPAAGAPAVAHAAAAGRHREGNIEEVQRKTGQHHRGR, encoded by the exons atggat GAAAGCAATATTCCCATAGATATTAATATAGGTAAGCTGCAGGACTGGCTTGTCAGCCGGCGTCACGTACACAAAGAATGGCAGAAGAACATAATCGCAGTGAGAGAAAAGATCAACAGCGCCATTCAGGACATGCCCGCGCACGAAGACATTGCTGCGCTCCTCACCGGCAGCCACATCAACTACTTCCACTGTCTAAAAATCATTGAAATACTCAAAGAGACTGAAGCGGACACTAAGAACTTGTTCGGAAGGTACGGGTCACAAAGAATGAAGGACTGGCAAGATTTAGTGCGAAGCTATGAGAAGGATAACTTGTATTTAGCTGAGGCAGCTCAGATTTTCGTAAGGAATATTAATTATGAGATACCAGGTTTCAAAAAACAGATTGCAAAAGAAGAACAGATGCAAACT GATTGTGAGAAGAAACATTCAGATTATCTAAAAAATGAGGCATCTAGTAAATCAGAGTTCATGGCTTTGTGCAAACAGCTTGGCATCAAGGgagacaaaataaaaagagaattgGTTGAAAGGCTGCAGGAGTTACCTGAAATATATGATAAG ataggCGAATCTCTGAAACCACTTCAACCTGCAATAGATTTGTACTCAGCATTCACAAAGTATATACTGGGTGATCAAGCTTCTGACCTCCTGCCGCTGCTGCAGTATGTGGTGCAGCACGGCAACACCACTGTGTACCAGTGGAGTTATGGGGAGCCACCACTGAGCATTGAGCCTGACCCCATACATATTGAGTTGGAGGATGACACACAGGGCTCGGGTGATCAG ATTGACTTTGGAGACAGCGCAGTAATTGACTTTGAGTCAGCAGATGTGTCTGCTGAGATTGACTTTGGGGATGGTGATGCTGGTGGTGAGATTGACTGGGGGAACATTGAGACTGTTACTGATGTG ACCGCGCCGGACGCCGCGCCCGCCTCGCCCGCCGAGAGCGGCATGGCGGTGCGGGCGGCGGGCGGCGGGGCGCGCGGCCGCGACGCGCTCAGCGTGCTGGACTGCGCGCACACCAGGAGCCGCTTCCTGGACCAGCTGCTGGAG TTAACGCCTAAAGAAGAGCGGCCCCAGTTGTGTCGCTCCGCTCGTGTCAGCCGCCGCCCGTCCGCAGCTGGAGTCGTTCCTGAAGATGCGGCTGTGCGAGACGCACGCGGCCAACGAGAGCCAGTCGTTCTCGCTCATCGAGCAGCTGCCCAGCGAGAGCGCGGCGGCGCTGGGCGCCATGCTGGGCGCCGTGCAGGCGGCCGCGGCCGCGCTGCTGGCGCCGCGAGTGGCGCAGCTCCACAACGTCAAGCACTCGCCCAG ATACGTGGACGTGCTGACGGGGCAGCTGCAGCAGAAGCTGAGTGCGTGCGACAAGGCGCGGCGCCGGGCGGCGCGCGAGGCCGAGCGCGCGCGGGCGGCCGCCGACCGCGCCGCCGGCCTGCGCCCGCTGCTGGCGCGCCTGCTGTCGCGCACGCAGCAGCTGCAGGCCGAC ATCGAGAGGGAAATATCGAAGAAGTACAAAGGAAGACCGGTCAACATCATCGGGGGCGTTAA
- the LOC120626913 gene encoding CDK5 regulatory subunit-associated protein 3 isoform X2, with translation MDESNIPIDINIGKLQDWLVSRRHVHKEWQKNIIAVREKINSAIQDMPAHEDIAALLTGSHINYFHCLKIIEILKETEADTKNLFGRYGSQRMKDWQDLVRSYEKDNLYLAEAAQIFVRNINYEIPGFKKQIAKEEQMQTDCEKKHSDYLKNEASSKSEFMALCKQLGIKGDKIKRELVERLQELPEIYDKIGESLKPLQPAIDLYSAFTKYILGDQASDLLPLLQYVVQHGNTTVYQWSYGEPPLSIEPDPIHIELEDDTQGSGDQIDFGDSAVIDFESADVSAEIDFGDGDAGGEIDWGNIETVTDVTAPDAAPASPAESGMAVRAAGGGARGRDALSVLDCAHTRSRFLDQLLELESFLKMRLCETHAANESQSFSLIEQLPSESAAALGAMLGAVQAAAAALLAPRVAQLHNVKHSPRYVDVLTGQLQQKLSACDKARRRAAREAERARAAADRAAGLRPLLARLLSRTQQLQADIEREISKKYKGRPVNIIGGVKFL, from the exons atggat GAAAGCAATATTCCCATAGATATTAATATAGGTAAGCTGCAGGACTGGCTTGTCAGCCGGCGTCACGTACACAAAGAATGGCAGAAGAACATAATCGCAGTGAGAGAAAAGATCAACAGCGCCATTCAGGACATGCCCGCGCACGAAGACATTGCTGCGCTCCTCACCGGCAGCCACATCAACTACTTCCACTGTCTAAAAATCATTGAAATACTCAAAGAGACTGAAGCGGACACTAAGAACTTGTTCGGAAGGTACGGGTCACAAAGAATGAAGGACTGGCAAGATTTAGTGCGAAGCTATGAGAAGGATAACTTGTATTTAGCTGAGGCAGCTCAGATTTTCGTAAGGAATATTAATTATGAGATACCAGGTTTCAAAAAACAGATTGCAAAAGAAGAACAGATGCAAACT GATTGTGAGAAGAAACATTCAGATTATCTAAAAAATGAGGCATCTAGTAAATCAGAGTTCATGGCTTTGTGCAAACAGCTTGGCATCAAGGgagacaaaataaaaagagaattgGTTGAAAGGCTGCAGGAGTTACCTGAAATATATGATAAG ataggCGAATCTCTGAAACCACTTCAACCTGCAATAGATTTGTACTCAGCATTCACAAAGTATATACTGGGTGATCAAGCTTCTGACCTCCTGCCGCTGCTGCAGTATGTGGTGCAGCACGGCAACACCACTGTGTACCAGTGGAGTTATGGGGAGCCACCACTGAGCATTGAGCCTGACCCCATACATATTGAGTTGGAGGATGACACACAGGGCTCGGGTGATCAG ATTGACTTTGGAGACAGCGCAGTAATTGACTTTGAGTCAGCAGATGTGTCTGCTGAGATTGACTTTGGGGATGGTGATGCTGGTGGTGAGATTGACTGGGGGAACATTGAGACTGTTACTGATGTG ACCGCGCCGGACGCCGCGCCCGCCTCGCCCGCCGAGAGCGGCATGGCGGTGCGGGCGGCGGGCGGCGGGGCGCGCGGCCGCGACGCGCTCAGCGTGCTGGACTGCGCGCACACCAGGAGCCGCTTCCTGGACCAGCTGCTGGAG CTGGAGTCGTTCCTGAAGATGCGGCTGTGCGAGACGCACGCGGCCAACGAGAGCCAGTCGTTCTCGCTCATCGAGCAGCTGCCCAGCGAGAGCGCGGCGGCGCTGGGCGCCATGCTGGGCGCCGTGCAGGCGGCCGCGGCCGCGCTGCTGGCGCCGCGAGTGGCGCAGCTCCACAACGTCAAGCACTCGCCCAG ATACGTGGACGTGCTGACGGGGCAGCTGCAGCAGAAGCTGAGTGCGTGCGACAAGGCGCGGCGCCGGGCGGCGCGCGAGGCCGAGCGCGCGCGGGCGGCCGCCGACCGCGCCGCCGGCCTGCGCCCGCTGCTGGCGCGCCTGCTGTCGCGCACGCAGCAGCTGCAGGCCGAC ATCGAGAGGGAAATATCGAAGAAGTACAAAGGAAGACCGGTCAACATCATCGGGGGCGTTAAGTTCCTATAG
- the LOC120626913 gene encoding CDK5 regulatory subunit-associated protein 3 isoform X3 has product MDESNIPIDINIGKLQDWLVSRRHVHKEWQKNIIAVREKINSAIQDMPAHEDIAALLTGSHINYFHCLKIIEILKETEADTKNLFGRYGSQRMKDWQDLVRSYEKDNLYLAEAAQIFVRNINYEIPGFKKQIAKEEQMQTDCEKKHSDYLKNEASSKSEFMALCKQLGIKGDKIKRELVERLQELPEIYDKIGESLKPLQPAIDLYSAFTKYILGDQASDLLPLLQYVVQHGNTTVYQWSYGEPPLSIEPDPIHIELEDDTQGSGDQIDFGDSAVIDFESADVSAEIDFGDGDAGGEIDWGNIETVTDVTAPDAAPASPAESGMAVRAAGGGARGRDALSVLDCAHTRSRFLDQLLELTPKEERPQLCRSARVSRRPSAAGVVPEDAAVRDARGQREPVVLAHRAAAQRERGGAGRHAGRRAGGRGRAAGAASGAAPQRQALAQGREGHRSPF; this is encoded by the exons atggat GAAAGCAATATTCCCATAGATATTAATATAGGTAAGCTGCAGGACTGGCTTGTCAGCCGGCGTCACGTACACAAAGAATGGCAGAAGAACATAATCGCAGTGAGAGAAAAGATCAACAGCGCCATTCAGGACATGCCCGCGCACGAAGACATTGCTGCGCTCCTCACCGGCAGCCACATCAACTACTTCCACTGTCTAAAAATCATTGAAATACTCAAAGAGACTGAAGCGGACACTAAGAACTTGTTCGGAAGGTACGGGTCACAAAGAATGAAGGACTGGCAAGATTTAGTGCGAAGCTATGAGAAGGATAACTTGTATTTAGCTGAGGCAGCTCAGATTTTCGTAAGGAATATTAATTATGAGATACCAGGTTTCAAAAAACAGATTGCAAAAGAAGAACAGATGCAAACT GATTGTGAGAAGAAACATTCAGATTATCTAAAAAATGAGGCATCTAGTAAATCAGAGTTCATGGCTTTGTGCAAACAGCTTGGCATCAAGGgagacaaaataaaaagagaattgGTTGAAAGGCTGCAGGAGTTACCTGAAATATATGATAAG ataggCGAATCTCTGAAACCACTTCAACCTGCAATAGATTTGTACTCAGCATTCACAAAGTATATACTGGGTGATCAAGCTTCTGACCTCCTGCCGCTGCTGCAGTATGTGGTGCAGCACGGCAACACCACTGTGTACCAGTGGAGTTATGGGGAGCCACCACTGAGCATTGAGCCTGACCCCATACATATTGAGTTGGAGGATGACACACAGGGCTCGGGTGATCAG ATTGACTTTGGAGACAGCGCAGTAATTGACTTTGAGTCAGCAGATGTGTCTGCTGAGATTGACTTTGGGGATGGTGATGCTGGTGGTGAGATTGACTGGGGGAACATTGAGACTGTTACTGATGTG ACCGCGCCGGACGCCGCGCCCGCCTCGCCCGCCGAGAGCGGCATGGCGGTGCGGGCGGCGGGCGGCGGGGCGCGCGGCCGCGACGCGCTCAGCGTGCTGGACTGCGCGCACACCAGGAGCCGCTTCCTGGACCAGCTGCTGGAG TTAACGCCTAAAGAAGAGCGGCCCCAGTTGTGTCGCTCCGCTCGTGTCAGCCGCCGCCCGTCCGCAGCTGGAGTCGTTCCTGAAGATGCGGCTGTGCGAGACGCACGCGGCCAACGAGAGCCAGTCGTTCTCGCTCATCGAGCAGCTGCCCAGCGAGAGCGCGGCGGCGCTGGGCGCCATGCTGGGCGCCGTGCAGGCGGCCGCGGCCGCGCTGCTGGCGCCGCGAGTGGCGCAGCTCCACAACGTCAAGCACTCGCCCAG GGACGGGAAGGTCATCGAAGCCCATTTTGA
- the LOC120626738 gene encoding peroxidase-like, protein MNAKRSSRNILSISVLLYLFCSSVSACFSSGWETLFEDLLSDLCPIFSSTTSTINDLFLSSEEEDSPITKELVSESFRCGRELAREARQRASKLVRSGVSLEACSPAMLHFFSSKLAGDTKKASELSNELLSATKILQMKVCSTSDVTPNTFLSFLENNPVQPRDLSCKPTKVCCVGSSKYRSIDGACNNPQHPAWGRRGAPFTRITAPRYADGIYAMPVARSGRPLPNPRVLSARVFADNPRAGSSRLLSALNMQWGQFITHDLVFQVMEATDEGGIQCCLGDGRDVLPQSMLNDKCIPICVAEDDPFYRQHGVRCLNFVRSVTAPREDCSLGHAEQMNTVTSFLDGSPLYSSDPKLAAKLRTKCGGRLKEETRKNCKGGFLPSVDDKSAVCDLRNSSEPCYLAGDNRINQTPMLAALHTLLLREHNRVADILSGLNPLWSDEKLYQEARKIVIAEIQHITYQEWLPLNFGESYLRYYRISPTSLYSRDYNEDVNPGVINSFGAAAFRFLHTLVPDTIMMCPASGQAAYLHKLSDHYFNPGLMEASPDSFDEIIRGAIAHRSGEADPHCSAEITTLLFKSHNPWGLDLVAMDIQRGRDHGIASYNDYREICGLQRARTFQDLANEISQDRINALAALYESVDDIDLFVGGALEHAAPGSVLGHTFQCVVAEQFYRTRVGDRFFYDNSEMPHSFTPEQLKELKKASMARLVCDNSRVRRVQRRAFEVESAHNPKSACDDYSAIPCVDLTAWKRPKFELYD, encoded by the exons atgaatgcaAAAAGGTCAAGTAGAAATATACTGTCGATTTCAGTGTTGTTGTATTTATTCTGTTCGTCAGTGAGTGCCTGCTTCAGTTCCGGTTGGGAAACTCTATTCGAAGATTTACTCTCCGATTTGTGCCCAATTTTCTCCAGTACAACATCAACCATTAATGACCTTTTCCTCTCTTCAG AAGAAGAAGACTCACCGATCACGAAGGAGCTGGTCTccgagagcttccgctgcgggCGTGAGCTGGCGCGCGAGGCCCGGCAGCGCGCCAGCAAGCTAGTTCGCAGCGGCGTCAGTTTGGAGGCGTGCTCGCCCGCCATGCTGCACTTCTTCTCCTCCAAGCTGGCGGGCGACACGAAGAAGGCCTCCGAGCTGTCCAATGAACTGCTCTCTGCTACTAAAATTCTGCAAATGAAGGTGTGCTCGAC CTCCGACGTCACTCCAAACACCTTCCTCTCGTTTTTGGAGAACAACCCGGTGCAGCCGCGCGACTTGTCCTGCAAGCCTACCAAGGTGTGCTGCGTTGGAAGCAGCAAGTATCGCAGCATCGACGGTGCGTGCAACAATCCGCAGCACCCCGCGTGGGGACGCCGCGGAGCACCCTTCACCAGGATCACCGCACCCAGATATGCTGATG GTATATACGCAATGCCCGTGGCCCGAAGCGGGCGGCCGCTTCCCAACCCCCGCGTGCTGTCAGCGCGGGTGTTCGCCGACAACCCGCGGGCAGGATCGAGCCGCTTGCTAAGCGCACTTAACATGCAGTGGGGACAGTTCATCACGCACGACCTGGTGTTCCAGGTCATGGAGGCCACTG ACGAGGGCGGCATACAGTGCTGCCTCGGCGACGGGCGCGATGTGCTGCCGCAGTCGATGCTCAACGACAAGTGCATCCCCATCTGCGTGGCCGAGGATGACCCATTTTACAGGCAGCACGGCGTCCGCTGCCTGAACTTCGTCAGGAGTGTCACCGCGCCAAGAGAGGACTGCAGCCTGGGGCACGCGGAGCAG ATGAATACAGTAACTAGTTTTCTTGATGGATCACCACTCTATAGCTCTGACCCAAAACTCGCTGCCAAACTTCGAACTAAATGTGGTGGAAGATTGAAAGAGGAAACCAGAAAAAACTGCAAAGGAGGCTTCCTGCCGTCAGTAGATGATAAATCAGCTGTTTGTGATTTGAGAAATTCTTCGGAACCTTGTTATTTAGCCG GCGATAACAGAATCAACCAAACTCCAATGCTGGCCGCGCTCCACACGCTGCTGCTGCGGGAACACAACCGGGTGGCGGACATCCTCTCCGGCCTCAACCCGCTGTGGAGCGACGAGAAACTGTACCAGGAGGCCAGAAAGATTGTCATCGCGGAGATACAGCATATCACTTACCAGGAATGGCTGCCTTTGAATTTTG GAGAAAGCTACCTCCGCTACTACCGAATCTCCCCGACTTCGCTGTACAGTCGAGACTACAACGAGGACGTGAACCCGGGGGTCATAAACAGCTTCGGCGCGGCCGCCTTTCGCTTCCTGCACACGCTGGTGCCCGACACCATCATGATGTGTCCCGCGAGCGGCCAGGCGGCCTACTTGCACAA ACTGAGCGACCATTACTTCAACCCCGGCCTCATGGAAGCCTCTCCGGACTCGTTCGACGAGATCATCCGCGGCGCGATCGCGCACCGCTCGGGCGAGGCGGACCCGCACTGCTCGGCCGAGATCACCACGCTGCTGTTCAAGTCGCACAACCCGTGGGGCCTGGACCTTGTGGCCATGGACATCCAGAGGGGACGCGACCACGGCATTGCCTCGTACAACGATTACAG GGAAATCTGTGGTTTGCAAAGAGCAAGAACTTTCCAAGACTTAGCTAATGAAATATCTCAAGAT CGCATAAACGCGCTGGCGGCGCTGTACGAGTCGGTGGACGACATCGACCTGTTCGTGGGCGGCGCGCTGGAGCACGCGGCGCCGGGCTCCGTGCTGGGCCACACGTTCCAGTGCGTGGTGGCGGAGCAGTTCTATCGCACGCGCGTCGGCGACCGGTTCTTCTACGACAACAGCGAGATGCCGCATTCCTTCACCCCTG AGCAGCTGAAGGAGCTGAAGAAGGCGTCCATGGCGCGGCTGGTCTGCGACAACTCGCGCGTGCGGCGCGTGCAGCGCCGGGCCTTCGAGGTGGAGAGCGCGCACAACCCCAAGAGCGCGTGCGACGACTACAGCGCCATCCCTTGCGTCGACCTCACCGCGTGGAAGCGGCCCAAGTTCGAGCTGTACGACTGA
- the LOC120626739 gene encoding leucine-rich melanocyte differentiation-associated protein-like isoform X2, with protein sequence MSQSNIPAELIQSADDTNEEDPTKLTLAYERLYELPRTIVERFADHIRYLDISHNKITNLDALVHFKHLTSLIADDNPITENCFLPPMPKLQLLWLNRCKISSLYPWVGKLKESCPALCLLSLMGNPAAPSYFNGGTFYDYLQYRLFVISQFPSLRHLDDRAVAGDQRAEARRLYRRPLLERLAPALAAPGAWGSAPARLAALWRKARPPGRNLLI encoded by the exons ATGTCTCAGAGCAATATACCAGCGGAATTAATACA GTCAGCAGATGATACAAATGAAGAAGATCCAACAAAGCTGACCCTGGCTTACGAGAGACTGTATGAGCTGCCCAGAACTATAGTGGAGAGGTTTGCAGACCACATCAGATATCTGGATATTAGTCACAATAAAATAAC aaATCTGGACGCATTAGTGCACTTCAAGCACCTAACCTCGCTTATAGCCGATGATAACCCCATCACGGAGAACTGTTTCCTGCCACCAATGCCAAAGCTGCAATTGTTATG GCTTAACCGCTGTAAAATATCATCTCTGTACCCCTGGGTGGGCAAGCTGAAGGAGTCCTGCCCCGCCCTGTGCCTTCTGTCTCTGATGGGGAACCCGGCCGCTCCCAGCTACTTCAACGGAGGCACCTTCTACGATTATTTACAATACAG GCTGTTCGTCATCTCGCAGTTCCCGTCGCTGCGGCACCTGGACGACCGCGCGGTGGCGGGCGACCAGCGCGCCGAGGCGCGGCGCCTGTACCGCCGCCCGCTGCTGGAGCGCCTGGCGCCCGCGCTGGCCGCGCCCGGCGCGTGGGGCTCCGCGCCGGCCCGGCTGGCCGCGCTGTGGCGCAAGGCCAGGCCGCCGGGGCGGAACCTGCTCATCTGA
- the LOC120626739 gene encoding leucine-rich melanocyte differentiation-associated protein-like isoform X1 codes for MATNEINRNYEDEAVIAIDVATGVLVDSVTTMSQSNIPAELIQSADDTNEEDPTKLTLAYERLYELPRTIVERFADHIRYLDISHNKITNLDALVHFKHLTSLIADDNPITENCFLPPMPKLQLLWLNRCKISSLYPWVGKLKESCPALCLLSLMGNPAAPSYFNGGTFYDYLQYRLFVISQFPSLRHLDDRAVAGDQRAEARRLYRRPLLERLAPALAAPGAWGSAPARLAALWRKARPPGRNLLI; via the exons atgGCGACAAATGAAATCAACAGAAATTA TGAGGATGAAGCTGTTATAGCCATTGATGTGGCGACTGGTGTGCTAGTGGACTCGGTTACCACAATGTCTCAGAGCAATATACCAGCGGAATTAATACA GTCAGCAGATGATACAAATGAAGAAGATCCAACAAAGCTGACCCTGGCTTACGAGAGACTGTATGAGCTGCCCAGAACTATAGTGGAGAGGTTTGCAGACCACATCAGATATCTGGATATTAGTCACAATAAAATAAC aaATCTGGACGCATTAGTGCACTTCAAGCACCTAACCTCGCTTATAGCCGATGATAACCCCATCACGGAGAACTGTTTCCTGCCACCAATGCCAAAGCTGCAATTGTTATG GCTTAACCGCTGTAAAATATCATCTCTGTACCCCTGGGTGGGCAAGCTGAAGGAGTCCTGCCCCGCCCTGTGCCTTCTGTCTCTGATGGGGAACCCGGCCGCTCCCAGCTACTTCAACGGAGGCACCTTCTACGATTATTTACAATACAG GCTGTTCGTCATCTCGCAGTTCCCGTCGCTGCGGCACCTGGACGACCGCGCGGTGGCGGGCGACCAGCGCGCCGAGGCGCGGCGCCTGTACCGCCGCCCGCTGCTGGAGCGCCTGGCGCCCGCGCTGGCCGCGCCCGGCGCGTGGGGCTCCGCGCCGGCCCGGCTGGCCGCGCTGTGGCGCAAGGCCAGGCCGCCGGGGCGGAACCTGCTCATCTGA